The genomic interval TTTAAACTTGATTTGTATTTGGTTATAATATTTCCATTAAAATCAAATATCTTCAAATCATTAATATTCGATTGGTCAATATTTGTAATTGTTACAAAATCTTTAGCGGGATTTGGATATATTTCAATTGCACTTTTTGATTCATTTTCAACGGATGTAGAATTGATAACATTATAATTATGCATCATACCGTCATCTTCGTGTTCAAGATTGTGGCAGTGAAGCAAATATTTGCCTTCATAACCGTTAAATTTGGCAATAACTCTAACTGTTTCACCGCCATTTATCAAAAAAGTATCTTTCCATCCCTGCTCATATTCGGGTATTTCAGGAGATGATGATCGGCTGAGAATTTGAAATTGTAAGCCGTGTATATGAATCGGATGCATCATATCAATATCTTTGTTTACAAAATTCCAGATTTCAATATCACCGAAATTGATTGTTTCATCAATCCTATCCATATCGTAAAATTTATTATTGATAGTATGCTTCATACTCATCATTTGCATCTGAAGTTCAAAATTTCTTGTTTTTACTGAATTTAATTCAGGAATTTTTTCAATTACAGATAATTTTAAAGGTAAAGTAAATGAAGATTTGGATTCATCCAGAATATCAAATCTTATTATATCAAGTTTTATTCCTTGCGGATAAGTAGGTTTTCCCATATGTCCCACAGGTGGATCGTATGATTCGGATATAAATTTCACTGAATTTCCAACGGAGTCACCCTTGAAATCAACAATTATATCCAATCTTTCAGCAGGTCCCAAAAAAACAGATGTCACTTCAAATGGCTTTTCGAGAAGTCCTCCGTCTGTACCGATTATATTAAATGTTCTTAAATCATCAAAAGCTAATTTGTAAATCCTTGCATTTGATGCATTGACTAACCTTAAACGATAAGAATCTTTGCTGACTTTTTTTACTGTATTCATGATTCCATTGAGGAGAGTAATATTGCCTAACCAGCCTTCCATCTTATCAAGAGCATTTGGAGCATATAAGAGTTTATCATTTGTTCCTAATCTTATATCTTGTATTGCCATTAACATCTCAAATTCTGCCGACGGTAAATTTAGGGATTTTTCTTCATCATCTACAATAATCAGGAATCCGTACATTCCATTATAAACTTGTTTAGCTGTAGTCATGTGGTTATGCGAATGATAATAATAAGTTCCGGCTCTTTGTATTATTTGATATTCATACGTAAAAGCCTGATTCGGTTTAAGAAAATTTGAGGGATGCCCGTCCATATTCTCAGGTGCATATATCCCATGCCAATGAATATTTGTATTTTCTCCAAGCATATTATGGAAAGACACATTTAAAGTATCTCCTTTTTTTACTTTTATTGTGGGTGCGGGAAAACCCCCTCCAAGACTTATAATATTGCTATTAACACCGGAAACAAATTCATGTGTTGAATTCATTATCATCATCACATTTGTAGTATCAAACAAAGGTGGATTTTGAAATAAATTTTCTGTTCCGAGTATTTTGTTATCAATATTATCTTTAGAATATGCCTTGCTATTGAAAAGGAAATTATTTGCGATTAAACCTACCGTAAGGGCACTTGTATTTTTAATAAATTTTCTTCTGGTATTCATAATTAGTATGTCCTATTTATAAAATTATACACAACTAAAACACTAATGAAGGACATTATGTAAAATTATTGTAAGTTTTTGTATTATATCAATTCCGAAACATACATAAACGTCTTTTGTTATGTATATTTTCGCTAAAAGTTACCACCTGTTTCGGTGAAAGTGTACCACCCCAAAAAAGTGGTACACTTACAACAAACTAACGTTCATTGACGGTTGAATTAAATTCTGTTATAATCTGATTGAATATTTACCGATATACAAATCAACATCTTTAGGAATAAATTCATTTCCCGGAAGTGTACCAATATGAAGTAAATCTCCATCGTGAATGATTTTATACATACCATTACTAATTATTTCAACAAAGTAATCCAAATCTAATTGGTTTTGTCTGTGTCTTTTTGAGTTC from Ignavibacteriota bacterium carries:
- a CDS encoding multicopper oxidase domain-containing protein, which gives rise to MNTRRKFIKNTSALTVGLIANNFLFNSKAYSKDNIDNKILGTENLFQNPPLFDTTNVMMIMNSTHEFVSGVNSNIISLGGGFPAPTIKVKKGDTLNVSFHNMLGENTNIHWHGIYAPENMDGHPSNFLKPNQAFTYEYQIIQRAGTYYYHSHNHMTTAKQVYNGMYGFLIIVDDEEKSLNLPSAEFEMLMAIQDIRLGTNDKLLYAPNALDKMEGWLGNITLLNGIMNTVKKVSKDSYRLRLVNASNARIYKLAFDDLRTFNIIGTDGGLLEKPFEVTSVFLGPAERLDIIVDFKGDSVGNSVKFISESYDPPVGHMGKPTYPQGIKLDIIRFDILDESKSSFTLPLKLSVIEKIPELNSVKTRNFELQMQMMSMKHTINNKFYDMDRIDETINFGDIEIWNFVNKDIDMMHPIHIHGLQFQILSRSSSPEIPEYEQGWKDTFLINGGETVRVIAKFNGYEGKYLLHCHNLEHEDDGMMHNYNVINSTSVENESKSAIEIYPNPAKDFVTITNIDQSNINDLKIFDFNGNIITKYKSSLNNGILTINLSDISSGNYFITLKNQLLKFSIVK